A single Xenopus laevis strain J_2021 chromosome 3S, Xenopus_laevis_v10.1, whole genome shotgun sequence DNA region contains:
- the tcf12.S gene encoding transcription factor 12 isoform X5 — protein sequence MYCAYPVPGVGSNSLMYYYNGKTVYAPSPNSDDFNRESPSYPSPKPPSSVFASTFFLQDGTHNSSELWNSSNGINQPGYGGMLGSSSSHMSQSSNFGSLHDRLNYPPHPVSPTDINASLPPMSSFHRGGNSSSTYVTASHTPPINGSDNLLGNRGNAAGSSQTGDALGKALASIYSPDHTSSSFPSNPSTPVGSPSPLPGANQWSRPGGQTPSSPSYENSLHSLKNRVEQQLHEHLQDAMSFLKDVCEQSRMEDRLDRLDDAIHVLRNHAVGPSTSMSADIHSLLAATHNGPIASLTSNYGTPGLVANSRQTSMVANHREDSVSSEHSVLSSTVSASNTDISHKAQENYRALSVGLASQPALQNLIEIKTEHKEKDENIHDDVSSDDDSSQKEMKASRGRTSSINEDEDLNPEQKLEREKERRMANNTRERLRVRDINGAFKELGRMCQLHLKSEKPQTKLLILHQAVSVILNLEQQVRERNLNPKAACLKRREEEKVSAVSVEPPNTHPGAHPCLTDTTNPMGHM from the exons GTCTATGCACCATCCCCAAATTCAGACGACTTCAACAGAGAATCTCCTAGTTATCCATCCCCCAAGCCTCCAAGCAGTGTGTTTGCTAGCACTTTCTTTCTCCAAG ATGGAACACATAACTCATCAGAACTGTGGAATTCCTCCAATGGGATCAACCAGCCTGGGTATGGTGGAATGCTGGGTAGCTCATCTTCTCACATGTCGCAGTCAAGTAACTTTGGCAGCCTACATGACCGTTTG AATTACCCACCCCATCCAGTGTCACCAACAGATATAAATGCCAGTCTTCCTCCAATGTCCAGCTTCCATCGAGGTGGCAACTCAAGCTCCACCTATGTGACTGCTTCTCACACTCCTCCCATCAATGGATCAGACAATCTGTTGG GAAATCGAGGGAATGCAGCTGGCAGCTCACAGACTGGGGATGCACTTGGAAAAGCTCTTGCATCT ATTTATTCTCCTGATCATACCAGCAGCAGCTTTCCATCAAATCCCTCAACTCCTGTCGGCTCACCTTCTCCTCTCCCAG GTGCCAACCAGTGGTCTAGACCTGGAGGGCAGACGCCTTCATCACCAAGTTATGAGAATTCTCTTCACTCTTTG AAAAATCGCGTTGAGCAGCAACTTCACGAGCATTTGCAGGATGCTATGTCCTTCTTAAAGGATGTCTGTGAG CAATCCCGAATGGAAGATCGTTTGGATCGACTTGATGACGCAATTCACGTGCTTAGGAATCATGCAGTTGGACCCTCAACCAGTATGTCTGCTGATATACACAGCTTATTGGCTGCTACACATAATGGACCCATTGCAAGTCTGACCTCCAACTATGGAACACCTGGCCTTGTAGCAAACAGCCGACAGACTTCAATG GTGGCAAATCACAGAGAAGACTCTGTATCCAGTGAACATTCGGTTCTATCAAGCACAGTTTCTGCATCAAACACAGACATTTCTCACAAAGCCCAAGAAAATTACAGAG CATTATCCGTGGGATTGGCCAGTCAGCCAGCACTACAGAACCTGATAGAAATCAAGACTGAGCACAAAGAAAAGGATGAGAATATACACGATGACGTCTCTTCAGATGATGACTCTTCTCAAAAAGAAATGAAAGCTTCCCGAGGGAGAACAAG CAGTATCAATGAAGATGAAGATTTAAATCCAGAACAGAAACTGGAGagggaaaaggaaaggagaatgGCAAACAACACAAGGGAACGTCTGCGAGTCAGAGACATCAATGGAGCGTTTAAAGAGCTCGGGCGCATGTGTCAACTACATCTAAAGAGCGAGAAACCACAGACGAAACTGCTAATTCTTCATCAGGCCGTATCAGTTATCCTCAATCTAGAACAACAAGTCAGAG AGAGGAACCTTAACCCCAAAGCAGCCTGCCTTAAACGAAGGGAAGAAGAAAAAGTTTCTGCCGTATCGGTAGAGCCACCAAACACACATCCAGGAGCTCATCCTTGTCTTACTGATACTACCAACCCTATGGGTCATATGTAA
- the tcf12.S gene encoding transcription factor 12 isoform X6 — protein sequence MYCAYPVPGVGSNSLMYYYNGKTVYAPSPNSDDFNRESPSYPSPKPPSSVFASTFFLQDGTHNSSELWNSSNGINQPGYGGMLGSSSSHMSQSSNFGSLHDRLNYPPHPVSPTDINASLPPMSSFHRGGNSSSTYVTASHTPPINGSDNLLGNRGNAAGSSQTGDALGKALASIYSPDHTSSSFPSNPSTPVGSPSPLPGANQWSRPGGQTPSSPSYENSLHSLQSRMEDRLDRLDDAIHVLRNHAVGPSTSMSADIHSLLAATHNGPIASLTSNYGTPGLVANSRQTSMVANHREDSVSSEHSVLSSTVSASNTDISHKAQENYRALSVGLASQPALQNLIEIKTEHKEKDENIHDDVSSDDDSSQKEMKASRGRTSSINEDEDLNPEQKLEREKERRMANNTRERLRVRDINGAFKELGRMCQLHLKSEKPQTKLLILHQAVSVILNLEQQVRERNLNPKAACLKRREEEKVSAVSVEPPNTHPGAHPCLTDTTNPMGHM from the exons GTCTATGCACCATCCCCAAATTCAGACGACTTCAACAGAGAATCTCCTAGTTATCCATCCCCCAAGCCTCCAAGCAGTGTGTTTGCTAGCACTTTCTTTCTCCAAG ATGGAACACATAACTCATCAGAACTGTGGAATTCCTCCAATGGGATCAACCAGCCTGGGTATGGTGGAATGCTGGGTAGCTCATCTTCTCACATGTCGCAGTCAAGTAACTTTGGCAGCCTACATGACCGTTTG AATTACCCACCCCATCCAGTGTCACCAACAGATATAAATGCCAGTCTTCCTCCAATGTCCAGCTTCCATCGAGGTGGCAACTCAAGCTCCACCTATGTGACTGCTTCTCACACTCCTCCCATCAATGGATCAGACAATCTGTTGG GAAATCGAGGGAATGCAGCTGGCAGCTCACAGACTGGGGATGCACTTGGAAAAGCTCTTGCATCT ATTTATTCTCCTGATCATACCAGCAGCAGCTTTCCATCAAATCCCTCAACTCCTGTCGGCTCACCTTCTCCTCTCCCAG GTGCCAACCAGTGGTCTAGACCTGGAGGGCAGACGCCTTCATCACCAAGTTATGAGAATTCTCTTCACTCTTTG CAATCCCGAATGGAAGATCGTTTGGATCGACTTGATGACGCAATTCACGTGCTTAGGAATCATGCAGTTGGACCCTCAACCAGTATGTCTGCTGATATACACAGCTTATTGGCTGCTACACATAATGGACCCATTGCAAGTCTGACCTCCAACTATGGAACACCTGGCCTTGTAGCAAACAGCCGACAGACTTCAATG GTGGCAAATCACAGAGAAGACTCTGTATCCAGTGAACATTCGGTTCTATCAAGCACAGTTTCTGCATCAAACACAGACATTTCTCACAAAGCCCAAGAAAATTACAGAG CATTATCCGTGGGATTGGCCAGTCAGCCAGCACTACAGAACCTGATAGAAATCAAGACTGAGCACAAAGAAAAGGATGAGAATATACACGATGACGTCTCTTCAGATGATGACTCTTCTCAAAAAGAAATGAAAGCTTCCCGAGGGAGAACAAG CAGTATCAATGAAGATGAAGATTTAAATCCAGAACAGAAACTGGAGagggaaaaggaaaggagaatgGCAAACAACACAAGGGAACGTCTGCGAGTCAGAGACATCAATGGAGCGTTTAAAGAGCTCGGGCGCATGTGTCAACTACATCTAAAGAGCGAGAAACCACAGACGAAACTGCTAATTCTTCATCAGGCCGTATCAGTTATCCTCAATCTAGAACAACAAGTCAGAG AGAGGAACCTTAACCCCAAAGCAGCCTGCCTTAAACGAAGGGAAGAAGAAAAAGTTTCTGCCGTATCGGTAGAGCCACCAAACACACATCCAGGAGCTCATCCTTGTCTTACTGATACTACCAACCCTATGGGTCATATGTAA